One window of Amaranthus tricolor cultivar Red isolate AtriRed21 chromosome 13, ASM2621246v1, whole genome shotgun sequence genomic DNA carries:
- the LOC130798355 gene encoding 60S ribosomal protein L10a translates to MSKLQSDALREAISGIKNDATEKGRKFTETIELQIGLKNYDPQKDKRFSGSVKLQHIPRPKMKVCMLGDAQHVEEAERIGLEWMDVEALKKLNKNKKLVKKLAKKYHAFLASEAVIKQIPRLLGPGLNKAGKFPTLVTHQEPLENKVNETKATVKFQLKKVLCMGVAVGNCSMEEKQIFQNVQMSVNFLVSLLKKNWQNVRCLYLKSTMGKPYRIF, encoded by the exons ATGAG TAAGCTTCAGAGTGATGCTCTGAGGGAGGCAATTTCTGGGATTAAAAATGATGCTACTGAAAAAGGCCGCAAATTTACTGAAACAATTGAACTTCAGATTGGGTTGAAGAACTATGATCCCCAAAAGGACAAGCGTTTTAGTGGTTCAGTTAAGTTGCAACACATTCCTCGTCCCAAGATGAAGGTTTGCATGCTTGGAGATGCACAACATGTTGAAGag GCTGAGAGGATTGGTTTGGAGTGGATGGATGTGGAAGCATTGAAAAAgttgaacaagaacaagaagcTGGTGAAGAAGCTTGCAAAGAAGTACCATGCTTTCCTTGCTTCTGAAGCAGTCATCAAGCAGATCCCTCGTTTGCTCGGCCCTGGTCTTAACAAAGCAG GAAAATTCCCTACTCTTGTCACTCACCAGGAGCCCTTAGAGAACAAGGTGAATGAGACCAAAGCAACAGTGAAGTTCCAGCTGAAGAAGGTTCTCTGCATGGGTGTTGCTGTTGGTAACTGTAGCATGGAGGAGAAACAGATCTTCCAGAACGTGCAAATGAGTGTCAACTTTCTTGTTTCACTATTGAAAAAGAACTGGCAAAAT GTTCGTTGCCTGTACCTGAAGAGTACCATGGGCAAGCCTTACCGTATTTTCTAA